A genome region from Chlamydiota bacterium includes the following:
- the rsmI_1 gene encoding Ribosomal RNA small subunit methyltransferase I: protein MTLYLLPNLFTFDPKKTLYLPQILQEVMATIDGLFCENEKEGRRYLSYFRNIIKKPVNQLPIALFNKNTQIKDLDFLFEPLVQKEQWGYVTDCGMSVIADPGSLLVKKAYHYQIPVETIQGPCSITMALQLSTFPGNRFSFVGYLAKDPKTRRVEIKELEKRSQRNKEVIICIETPFRNAFLLQDLLDILDERTMLCVAIDLMMPTQEVIVKKVKDFKKVPLVLKKRPCLFLICA, encoded by the coding sequence ATGACATTATACTTATTACCTAATTTATTCACATTTGATCCAAAAAAAACACTCTATCTGCCACAGATTTTACAAGAGGTGATGGCCACTATAGATGGCTTGTTTTGTGAAAATGAAAAGGAAGGTAGAAGATATTTAAGCTATTTCAGAAATATTATCAAAAAACCTGTCAATCAATTGCCCATTGCACTTTTTAATAAAAATACACAAATCAAAGATCTGGATTTTTTGTTTGAGCCCTTGGTGCAAAAAGAACAATGGGGATATGTGACAGATTGTGGCATGTCTGTGATAGCAGATCCAGGATCATTACTTGTCAAAAAAGCTTATCACTATCAGATTCCAGTAGAAACCATACAAGGCCCTTGTTCAATAACCATGGCTTTGCAGTTATCAACATTTCCTGGGAATCGCTTTTCTTTTGTGGGCTATTTAGCAAAAGATCCAAAGACAAGAAGAGTAGAAATTAAAGAGTTAGAGAAAAGGTCTCAAAGAAACAAAGAGGTGATTATTTGTATCGAAACGCCTTTTCGAAATGCCTTTTTGTTACAAGATCTTTTAGATATCTTAGATGAAAGAACAATGCTTTGTGTGGCTATAGATCTTATGATGCCAACTCAAGAGGTGATTGTAAAAAAAGTCAAAGATTTTAAAAAAGTGCCTTTGGTTTTAAAAAAGCGTCCATGCCTTTTTCTTATTTGTGCTTGA
- the emrA gene encoding Multidrug export protein EmrA, with translation MAKVKSAAAKKEQKKSKTVQRIVGILIAFVLVFGSAFFIYDLMLFVKTDNAYVQANSALLSSRVDGYVEKVFITEFDKVKKGQMLTVLDQEDFIQEVKRSENALKVSLANLEMSQFTFDRLSILYRDKIISEQDYVQAKSQYKAALSQVDEAKAALELAKLNLRYTLIHAPSDGQIARKSVEPGMNVSKGQALFGFVEGNQRWVVANIKETNLYKLRLGMQVKVYVDALDGKKFMGVISEIASATGSTFTLLPPDNSTGNFVKVIQFVPVRIELQNLTQNECDALQAGLSCTVKINYRQ, from the coding sequence ATGGCAAAGGTCAAGAGCGCAGCTGCTAAAAAAGAGCAAAAAAAATCCAAAACCGTTCAAAGAATAGTCGGGATACTGATTGCTTTTGTTCTCGTTTTTGGATCTGCATTTTTCATTTACGATCTTATGTTATTTGTCAAAACGGATAATGCGTATGTGCAAGCCAACTCAGCACTGCTTTCTTCGAGAGTAGATGGGTATGTGGAAAAGGTTTTTATCACCGAATTTGATAAAGTAAAAAAAGGGCAAATGTTAACCGTTTTAGATCAAGAGGATTTTATTCAAGAGGTCAAACGATCCGAAAATGCGCTTAAGGTCAGTTTGGCGAATTTGGAAATGTCCCAATTTACTTTTGATCGGTTGAGTATTTTGTATCGAGATAAGATTATTTCAGAACAAGACTATGTACAGGCGAAATCTCAATATAAAGCAGCTTTAAGCCAGGTAGATGAAGCAAAAGCAGCTCTAGAATTAGCCAAGCTCAATCTTCGCTATACGCTGATTCACGCCCCATCTGATGGCCAAATTGCACGAAAATCTGTAGAACCTGGGATGAATGTGAGCAAGGGCCAAGCGTTATTTGGATTTGTAGAAGGCAATCAACGATGGGTAGTGGCAAATATTAAAGAAACCAACCTTTATAAATTGCGTCTTGGAATGCAGGTCAAAGTTTATGTGGATGCTTTGGATGGAAAAAAGTTTATGGGAGTCATTAGCGAAATCGCTTCTGCAACAGGATCTACATTCACCCTTTTGCCTCCTGATAATTCAACGGGGAATTTTGTTAAAGTGATACAATTTGTCCCTGTGCGCATAGAATTGCAAAATCTCACACAAAATGAGTGTGATGCTCTGCAAGCGGGTCTTTCTTGTACGGTAAAAATTAATTACAGGCAATGA
- the emrB gene encoding Multidrug export protein EmrB → MNIQRFLIVISTVLAASIQVIDGTIVNVAIPTMMSNLGIDLNSITWVSSSYLIAHVVILPIIGWLSQTLGRKKYLLYCILVFILASVGCGFSPNLWVLVFFRIIQGFAGGALMPISLSLLFEAFPENQKAKAAAIFGVCVMISPAFGPLMGGYLTEYFGWPYIFFVNVPIGLLAILIGIIGIPEEKGQSFEKIDYWGLCFLFVGLGFFQFAIERGETMEWFSSNWIAFSFLMAAIFIPAFIFRCLNAEKPLLDLSLLKSARMNISCMVNLLVGYILYGVSFLIPVYAQRVWDLSTVQIGWIFVPSALITSLFMPLVSYSTKAFRPSLVMAFGMFLSAVGFYYFSQINNVSSHFSPYLPATLSRLGFAFSLIPATLVAMEGFKGRQSTEVSALLNFSRQLGGSVSFAIIATLLTNFQKRFYGILKADISSLNYPVQQMQASLQEKLTQSMPLETGEGTYIQMAGKVLQEKVYLQSFVLSYDRIMWISMFVTLFAVVLMLCVSFIFKRKKAK, encoded by the coding sequence ATGAATATTCAAAGATTTTTAATTGTCATTAGTACGGTATTAGCTGCAAGTATTCAAGTGATCGATGGCACCATTGTGAACGTGGCGATTCCTACCATGATGAGCAATTTAGGGATTGATTTAAACAGTATCACCTGGGTGTCATCTTCGTATTTAATTGCGCACGTGGTGATTTTACCTATCATTGGTTGGCTTAGCCAAACCCTGGGAAGAAAGAAGTATTTGCTCTACTGTATTTTAGTTTTTATCCTTGCATCTGTAGGATGTGGTTTTTCTCCAAATTTATGGGTGCTTGTTTTTTTCCGTATTATTCAAGGATTTGCAGGGGGAGCTTTGATGCCCATTTCATTGAGCCTGCTTTTTGAAGCATTCCCTGAAAATCAAAAGGCAAAAGCCGCGGCCATTTTTGGTGTGTGTGTGATGATTTCTCCTGCGTTTGGACCTTTGATGGGAGGCTATCTTACAGAATATTTTGGTTGGCCTTATATCTTTTTTGTGAATGTACCCATCGGTCTTTTAGCGATTTTAATAGGGATTATTGGAATTCCAGAAGAAAAAGGTCAAAGTTTTGAGAAAATCGACTATTGGGGCCTTTGTTTTTTATTTGTAGGACTTGGATTTTTCCAATTTGCGATTGAAAGGGGAGAAACAATGGAGTGGTTTTCTTCAAATTGGATCGCTTTTTCTTTTTTGATGGCAGCTATTTTTATCCCCGCCTTTATTTTTAGGTGTTTGAATGCAGAAAAACCTCTGCTTGATCTGAGTTTGTTAAAAAGCGCAAGAATGAACATTAGTTGTATGGTGAACCTTTTGGTAGGCTACATTTTATATGGAGTGAGTTTTTTAATTCCCGTGTATGCTCAAAGGGTTTGGGATTTAAGTACGGTTCAAATAGGATGGATTTTTGTCCCGAGTGCTTTGATAACAAGTCTTTTTATGCCTCTTGTCTCATATTCTACAAAAGCGTTTAGACCTTCTCTGGTTATGGCATTTGGCATGTTTTTAAGTGCTGTTGGATTTTATTATTTTTCTCAAATCAACAATGTTTCTTCTCATTTTAGCCCTTATCTTCCTGCAACCCTTTCGCGACTTGGATTTGCATTTAGCCTTATACCAGCAACGCTTGTGGCAATGGAGGGTTTTAAGGGAAGACAATCTACAGAAGTGTCGGCTTTGCTTAATTTTTCTAGGCAACTGGGGGGCTCTGTCTCTTTTGCAATCATTGCCACACTGCTTACAAATTTTCAAAAGAGATTTTATGGGATTTTGAAAGCAGATATTTCTTCACTTAACTATCCCGTACAACAAATGCAAGCTAGTTTACAAGAAAAATTGACACAAAGCATGCCTCTTGAAACGGGGGAGGGTACATATATCCAAATGGCTGGCAAAGTATTGCAAGAAAAAGTCTATCTTCAATCCTTTGTGTTGAGTTATGACCGTATTATGTGGATTTCAATGTTTGTGACTTTATTTGCGGTCGTATTGATGTTGTGCGTATCTTTTATATTCAAAAGAAAAAAAGCAAAATAG
- the ssb gene encoding Single-stranded DNA-binding protein — protein sequence MNTIYIAGHLGADPETRFTANGQKVTTLRVATRSRRSGKDETIWWRVTVWGDQYDKMITYLKKGSPLMVFGDMHKPEIYTDKNGNPQVSLSLTALQLSFSPFGRSEQKEDNEPSKDKKEEEAFASLASVVEGTEEKSEESDDDLPF from the coding sequence ATGAATACAATTTATATTGCGGGACACCTTGGAGCTGATCCTGAAACAAGATTTACAGCTAATGGCCAAAAAGTCACAACATTGAGAGTTGCTACACGTTCACGTCGTAGTGGCAAAGATGAAACCATTTGGTGGAGAGTGACTGTTTGGGGAGATCAATATGATAAAATGATCACCTATCTTAAAAAAGGAAGTCCTTTGATGGTCTTTGGTGATATGCACAAACCAGAAATCTACACAGATAAAAATGGAAATCCACAAGTCAGCCTTTCTTTAACAGCCCTGCAGCTTAGCTTTAGTCCTTTTGGACGCTCAGAACAAAAGGAAGACAACGAGCCTTCTAAGGATAAAAAAGAAGAAGAAGCCTTTGCCTCTCTTGCTTCTGTTGTTGAAGGAACGGAAGAAAAAAGCGAAGAATCCGATGATGATTTACCCTTTTAA
- the pepA gene encoding Cytosol aminopeptidase, with product MLFFTQENTRSRKPADALVIPFWQTKDEKIECAHKIDSKLLQRYLTLEDFKAKKGQIHVVFVDDIVEKRAILVGLGKQEECDSEALRMSYSKVILSAISKKHIYLNVLFPKCKKCKPQTVIPACIEGMMLANYLFEYKKPSKDKKLVQKLFLLGISKSYLTKAKEIAKLSESVCFARDLVNSNAEVVNSDYLAKVAKDLGKLPKVKTTILEKAQIKKENMGLFLAVNQGSKFPPYLLIVEYKGNPKSKDVTVLVGKGVTYDTGGLSIKTSTGMVEMKLDMSGAASVLGTIRALCHLKSKRNVIAVVATTDNAIGPNSYRPGDVYTGCNGKTVEVTNTDAEGRLTLADAIAYSCKKLNPTRIINIATLTGSMVIALGEYIAGVMGNDDKLIQKLLNASKTTHERLWALPLPSDYLEDLKSDIADLKNSASRWGSGLKAGLFLKEFVDPKVKWAHIDIAGPAFIPKRMGYVPKGGTGFGVRLLVELIQSL from the coding sequence ATGCTATTTTTTACACAAGAGAATACACGTTCTAGAAAACCTGCAGATGCGCTTGTCATTCCCTTTTGGCAAACAAAAGATGAAAAGATTGAATGCGCGCACAAGATAGATTCTAAGCTTTTACAACGTTATTTAACACTTGAAGATTTTAAAGCAAAAAAAGGACAAATACACGTTGTATTTGTCGATGACATTGTTGAAAAACGTGCTATTTTAGTAGGACTTGGAAAACAAGAAGAATGTGATAGTGAAGCATTAAGAATGAGCTATTCCAAAGTCATATTATCGGCGATTTCTAAAAAACATATCTACCTTAACGTGTTATTTCCCAAATGCAAGAAATGCAAGCCGCAAACAGTGATTCCAGCGTGCATTGAGGGAATGATGCTTGCAAATTATTTATTTGAATATAAAAAGCCATCTAAGGATAAAAAACTTGTACAAAAATTGTTTCTACTTGGCATTTCAAAATCCTATTTAACCAAAGCAAAAGAGATTGCGAAACTATCAGAAAGTGTTTGTTTTGCACGTGATTTAGTCAATTCAAATGCTGAAGTAGTCAATTCAGACTATTTAGCCAAGGTTGCCAAAGATTTAGGAAAACTTCCCAAAGTGAAAACCACCATTTTAGAAAAGGCCCAAATCAAAAAAGAAAATATGGGGCTTTTTTTAGCGGTGAACCAAGGATCTAAATTTCCTCCCTATTTATTGATTGTGGAATACAAGGGAAATCCAAAATCTAAGGATGTTACGGTGTTGGTTGGTAAGGGAGTCACTTATGATACAGGGGGACTTAGCATTAAAACTTCAACAGGCATGGTCGAGATGAAATTGGACATGTCAGGAGCCGCTAGCGTTCTTGGAACGATTAGAGCGCTGTGTCATTTAAAATCCAAACGTAATGTGATTGCTGTTGTTGCAACAACAGATAATGCGATTGGACCAAATAGTTATAGACCGGGCGACGTGTATACGGGCTGCAATGGTAAAACAGTGGAGGTGACCAATACGGATGCAGAAGGAAGACTCACACTTGCAGATGCCATTGCTTATAGTTGCAAAAAGCTCAATCCTACGCGCATTATTAATATTGCCACCTTAACAGGATCCATGGTGATTGCGCTAGGTGAATATATCGCAGGAGTGATGGGAAATGACGACAAGTTGATCCAAAAATTGCTCAATGCATCAAAAACAACCCATGAGCGCTTGTGGGCCTTGCCTCTACCTAGTGATTATCTAGAGGATCTCAAATCCGATATTGCGGATTTGAAAAATTCTGCTTCTCGCTGGGGGTCTGGCTTAAAAGCGGGTCTCTTTTTAAAAGAGTTTGTCGATCCTAAAGTAAAGTGGGCGCACATTGATATTGCAGGTCCAGCCTTCATTCCTAAGCGAATGGGGTATGTTCCAAAGGGTGGCACAGGGTTTGGTGTCCGTCTACTTGTTGAGTTGATTCAATCTCTATGA
- the rluC_1 gene encoding Ribosomal large subunit pseudouridine synthase C, whose translation MKHWIVKAPQKLHHFLIDQLDMSSRQIKQHLDLGLCKVNDRIETFGTRKLHPKDEVVFKPCEIKLPKFEKTHILFEDDALLVYNKPPYLECSKTHLEKFFKQPVWLVHRLDKETTGVFILAKSKKAQEGLEEQFRERLVEKEYLALVEGAFEKTITVKNRLGVIKKGGIKRGIVKNGSLAITHFIPKKIGETTSLVTCIPVTGKTHQIRVHLSGLKHPVVGDVLYGSKILYPRYLLHCYQMTFEHPTTKERMQITQPTRFAIA comes from the coding sequence ATGAAGCACTGGATTGTAAAAGCACCTCAAAAACTGCACCATTTTTTAATCGATCAATTAGATATGTCATCTAGGCAGATCAAGCAGCACCTTGATTTAGGACTTTGCAAAGTTAATGATCGCATTGAAACTTTTGGCACAAGAAAACTCCACCCTAAAGACGAGGTGGTATTTAAACCATGCGAAATTAAGCTTCCTAAATTTGAGAAAACCCACATTCTTTTTGAAGATGATGCTCTTTTGGTTTATAACAAACCCCCTTATTTGGAATGCAGCAAAACGCATTTAGAGAAATTTTTCAAGCAACCTGTTTGGTTGGTCCACCGTTTAGATAAAGAGACCACGGGTGTTTTTATTTTGGCAAAGTCGAAAAAGGCACAAGAGGGTTTAGAAGAGCAGTTTAGAGAACGTCTTGTGGAAAAAGAGTATTTAGCTCTTGTAGAAGGAGCATTTGAAAAAACTATAACTGTCAAAAATCGATTAGGTGTGATCAAAAAGGGGGGAATAAAAAGAGGTATTGTGAAAAATGGATCTCTAGCAATCACACATTTTATTCCCAAAAAGATAGGGGAGACAACTTCCCTTGTGACTTGTATTCCAGTGACAGGAAAAACACACCAAATTCGCGTGCATTTAAGTGGTCTAAAACATCCTGTTGTAGGGGATGTCTTATATGGATCTAAAATTTTGTATCCGCGCTATTTACTGCACTGCTATCAAATGACATTTGAGCATCCAACAACAAAAGAGCGTATGCAGATCACGCAGCCTACAAGGTTTGCGATTGCGTAA
- the rfaC gene encoding Lipopolysaccharide heptosyltransferase 1, giving the protein MKNLSRPLRILIVKASSRGDILQALCILEHLKILSKGCEIDWVIEKPFCEVVLHHKEIHNVFVIDTKKWKKGWLKSRKEVFSVFKALRKNKYDVVFDLQGNVKSAIVTFFAKAKKKLGFKNPREWPNKLVTKIKFDPPYLNIRCDYVGMIYHYFQKRMPKNITDHPLYFEIEDQEKQKIDMLFEKLDLAEKKKVLICPQSAWENKRLSNDTLLELMEKMHHQTPCFFFISWGNEKEKKQACDLAVHPNTFVIERYLLTTLHYLMQQVDFVIAMDSISLHMAATANIKTLSIFGSTSANYYAPKGPFHQSIQGRCPYHITFKKQCPKMRSCTTGGCMKDLKSEDIFQAFEFENALTQSQTL; this is encoded by the coding sequence TTGAAAAATCTGTCAAGACCTTTAAGAATTTTGATCGTCAAAGCCTCATCGCGAGGTGATATTTTACAAGCGCTCTGCATTTTAGAGCACTTGAAAATACTTTCAAAAGGTTGCGAAATTGATTGGGTGATTGAAAAACCTTTTTGTGAAGTTGTTTTACATCATAAAGAGATTCACAATGTTTTTGTCATCGATACAAAAAAATGGAAAAAGGGTTGGTTAAAATCTAGAAAAGAGGTCTTTTCTGTTTTTAAAGCTCTTCGAAAAAATAAATATGACGTGGTCTTCGATCTGCAAGGCAATGTAAAATCCGCAATTGTGACATTTTTTGCAAAAGCAAAGAAAAAATTGGGATTTAAAAATCCAAGAGAATGGCCTAATAAGCTTGTAACAAAAATCAAATTTGATCCTCCTTATTTAAACATTCGATGTGATTATGTGGGAATGATCTATCACTATTTTCAAAAAAGAATGCCCAAAAACATTACAGATCATCCTCTTTATTTCGAAATCGAAGATCAAGAAAAACAAAAAATAGATATGTTGTTTGAAAAGCTTGATCTTGCTGAGAAAAAAAAGGTATTGATCTGTCCTCAAAGTGCATGGGAAAACAAACGTCTATCTAATGACACTCTCTTAGAATTGATGGAAAAAATGCACCATCAAACACCTTGTTTTTTCTTCATTAGTTGGGGAAATGAAAAAGAAAAAAAACAAGCTTGCGATCTTGCTGTGCACCCCAACACTTTTGTCATTGAACGCTACTTGCTCACAACACTGCATTATTTGATGCAACAAGTAGATTTTGTGATTGCAATGGATAGCATTTCTTTACACATGGCAGCTACAGCCAATATCAAAACTCTATCTATTTTTGGATCCACAAGCGCCAATTACTACGCACCAAAAGGTCCGTTTCATCAAAGCATTCAGGGTAGATGTCCTTATCACATCACTTTTAAAAAGCAATGCCCCAAAATGCGCTCATGTACAACTGGTGGTTGCATGAAAGATCTTAAGAGTGAGGATATTTTCCAGGCTTTTGAATTTGAAAATGCCCTTACGCAATCGCAAACCTTGTAG
- the mnmA gene encoding tRNA-specific 2-thiouridylase MnmA: MKVVIAMSGGVDSSVAVKMMLDCGYDCVGMTMRLYKGEEIEKAACSTKTCCGQESVEDARLVASTFNIPFYAINFEKEFWKEVVEVFAKEYSVGRTPSPCILCNEKLKFKALYDKAKEIGAQKVCTGHYARIEYDAKTDRYLLLRGKDNTKDQSYFLFSMTQQQLSQTLFPLGSYSKQDIRQLAKEYNLITHNKPESQDICFVPDQNYVGFLQRHFEHALPRNGPVKMWDGSVIGHHLGIHTVTIGQRRGLGVFSNEPLYVTKIDAKTNTIFLGSKEECFFEGCVITNVNWIYQVSERDTIECSIKVRSRGKEAVGTISVLQNDQALVQFEVPQMAVTEGQAAVFYQGEYVIGGGWIEKSVKTFKNFDRQSLIAR, from the coding sequence ATGAAAGTTGTGATTGCTATGTCAGGAGGGGTCGATTCGTCTGTTGCGGTCAAGATGATGCTTGATTGTGGCTACGATTGTGTTGGCATGACCATGCGTCTTTATAAAGGCGAAGAGATTGAAAAAGCGGCATGTTCTACAAAAACATGCTGTGGACAAGAATCTGTTGAAGATGCACGCCTTGTGGCAAGCACATTCAATATCCCCTTTTACGCCATCAATTTTGAGAAAGAATTTTGGAAAGAAGTCGTCGAAGTGTTTGCCAAAGAATATTCTGTCGGAAGAACCCCATCTCCTTGCATTTTGTGCAATGAAAAACTCAAGTTCAAAGCTTTATATGACAAAGCAAAAGAGATAGGTGCTCAAAAAGTGTGCACAGGACACTATGCACGTATTGAATATGACGCTAAAACAGATCGTTATTTGCTCCTACGTGGAAAAGATAACACAAAAGACCAATCCTATTTTTTATTCTCTATGACCCAACAGCAACTATCTCAAACACTTTTTCCTCTGGGCTCTTATTCTAAACAAGATATTCGTCAATTGGCCAAAGAGTACAATCTCATTACACACAATAAGCCAGAATCTCAAGATATCTGTTTTGTTCCAGATCAAAACTATGTGGGTTTTTTACAACGTCACTTTGAACATGCACTGCCAAGAAATGGACCTGTTAAAATGTGGGATGGAAGTGTGATCGGTCACCATCTTGGCATTCATACTGTGACCATCGGACAAAGAAGAGGCCTTGGCGTCTTTTCTAATGAACCTCTCTATGTGACTAAAATCGATGCCAAAACAAATACCATTTTTTTAGGATCTAAAGAAGAATGTTTTTTTGAAGGCTGCGTCATTACAAATGTCAATTGGATCTATCAAGTGAGTGAAAGAGACACTATTGAATGCTCGATTAAAGTACGTTCAAGAGGAAAAGAAGCTGTTGGTACAATTTCTGTTTTACAAAATGATCAAGCCCTTGTACAATTTGAAGTGCCTCAGATGGCTGTCACCGAAGGACAGGCCGCTGTGTTTTATCAAGGCGAATATGTGATTGGAGGAGGTTGGATTGAAAAATCTGTCAAGACCTTTAAGAATTTTGATCGTCAAAGCCTCATCGCGAGGTGA
- the mazG gene encoding Nucleoside triphosphate pyrophosphohydrolase/pyrophosphatase MazG, with protein MQKLLSSFEKLIHTMETLLGPKGCPWDQKQTLQTLRGDLLEEAHELIEAIDNGDEEHIKEELADIFFLSCFLSLVAQKETSFKLENVIEQGTEKLIRRHPHVFKGEVFKSESDLAKRWEEIKKQEKKRSSLLEGIPKTLGALAKAQKVIKKINYKKGKIPHKNELTAEELSNRLIDLVEMAEENGLECEIELSKALQKITKKM; from the coding sequence ATGCAAAAATTACTCTCTTCTTTTGAAAAGTTGATTCATACCATGGAAACGCTCCTAGGGCCCAAAGGATGTCCTTGGGACCAGAAACAAACGCTGCAAACGCTACGAGGTGATCTTTTAGAAGAAGCACATGAACTTATTGAGGCAATTGACAATGGTGATGAAGAGCATATCAAAGAAGAACTGGCTGACATCTTTTTTTTAAGCTGCTTTTTGAGCCTTGTTGCACAAAAAGAAACCTCTTTCAAATTGGAAAATGTGATTGAACAAGGCACAGAAAAACTCATCCGCCGCCACCCTCATGTATTTAAAGGAGAAGTATTTAAATCGGAAAGTGATTTGGCTAAACGATGGGAAGAAATCAAAAAACAAGAAAAAAAACGCTCTTCACTTTTAGAAGGTATTCCTAAAACGCTAGGTGCTTTGGCAAAAGCGCAAAAGGTGATTAAAAAAATCAATTACAAAAAGGGCAAAATTCCACATAAAAATGAATTGACAGCTGAAGAATTGTCCAATCGATTGATCGATTTAGTGGAAATGGCCGAAGAGAATGGCCTCGAGTGTGAAATAGAACTTTCAAAAGCCCTTCAAAAAATAACCAAAAAGATGTAG
- the ruvB gene encoding Holliday junction ATP-dependent DNA helicase RuvB: MENNRYIESAYNVQDPQFETPLRPEKLQDFIGQESIKARLNVVMEAAKKRKEALGHLLFCGPCGLGKTTLSHLISKEMHSNLIITSGPTLEKAGDLAGLLTSLKKSDVLFIDEIHRLHKTIEEYLYAAMESFRLDIIIDSGPSARSVQVSLNPFTLIGATTRFGSLSAPMRSRFSSIFRLDHYPQKDLESIVLRSGKLLGLKMHKQTTQYIAKRARGTPRIANNLLKWVRDYAQTKTSTNEIEEKIAEDALEMIGIDHAGLDEMDHRILNVMINNYKGGPIGLQTLAIAVGEEPSTLEEVYEPYLILQGLIERTPRGRVATDRAKKHVKNPLNFRS, encoded by the coding sequence ATGGAAAATAATCGTTATATTGAATCTGCTTACAATGTTCAAGATCCTCAATTTGAGACTCCCCTGCGGCCGGAAAAACTCCAAGATTTCATCGGACAAGAATCTATAAAAGCACGATTGAATGTGGTTATGGAAGCGGCAAAAAAAAGAAAAGAAGCGCTCGGTCATCTTCTTTTTTGTGGTCCATGTGGACTTGGAAAAACCACGCTGTCTCATCTTATTTCTAAAGAAATGCACTCCAATCTCATCATCACTTCTGGGCCAACTCTTGAAAAAGCTGGCGATTTGGCAGGTCTTTTGACAAGTTTAAAAAAATCTGATGTATTGTTTATCGATGAAATTCATCGCTTGCATAAAACCATCGAAGAATATCTCTACGCTGCAATGGAAAGTTTTAGACTCGATATCATTATCGATAGTGGCCCTAGTGCAAGAAGTGTGCAAGTTTCTTTAAATCCCTTTACCCTAATTGGAGCAACCACACGCTTTGGATCGCTTTCTGCACCTATGCGTTCGCGTTTTTCATCAATTTTTCGTCTTGATCATTATCCCCAAAAAGATCTAGAATCTATTGTATTGAGATCTGGGAAGTTACTTGGGCTAAAAATGCACAAACAAACGACACAATATATCGCCAAACGTGCAAGAGGTACGCCTCGCATTGCGAACAATTTGCTCAAATGGGTAAGAGACTATGCACAAACAAAAACAAGCACTAATGAAATCGAAGAAAAGATTGCCGAAGATGCTCTGGAGATGATTGGAATCGATCATGCGGGTTTGGATGAAATGGACCATCGTATATTGAATGTCATGATCAACAATTATAAAGGCGGACCTATTGGCTTGCAAACGCTTGCCATTGCTGTTGGAGAAGAACCTTCAACACTAGAAGAAGTCTATGAGCCTTATTTAATTCTGCAAGGTTTGATTGAAAGAACTCCGAGAGGGCGAGTAGCGACAGACCGTGCAAAAAAACATGTAAAAAATCCTCTAAACTTTAGGAGTTAA
- the dcd gene encoding Deoxycytidine triphosphate deaminase codes for MSASPDHWIREMALEHGMIEPFSENQTRDKEGNKVVSFGLSSYGYDLRVSDEFKIFTNINNSIVDPKNFKEDSFVDVKTDCCIIPPNSFALARSIEYFRIPRDVITLCVGKSTYARCGIIVNVTPFEPEWEGHVTLEISNTTPLPAKIYANEGLAQVLFFQVAKDRVCETSYKDKSGKYMKQMGITPALV; via the coding sequence ATGTCAGCAAGTCCAGATCATTGGATACGTGAAATGGCACTCGAGCACGGGATGATTGAACCATTTTCAGAAAATCAAACTCGCGATAAAGAAGGCAACAAGGTAGTGAGCTTTGGGCTTTCATCTTATGGGTATGATTTAAGAGTTTCTGACGAGTTTAAAATTTTTACAAACATCAATAATTCTATTGTGGATCCTAAAAATTTCAAAGAAGATTCTTTTGTAGATGTTAAGACCGATTGTTGCATTATTCCACCCAATTCTTTTGCTCTTGCACGTTCTATTGAATATTTCCGCATTCCTCGTGATGTGATTACCTTATGTGTGGGTAAATCCACCTATGCGAGATGTGGCATTATTGTGAATGTGACACCTTTTGAACCTGAATGGGAAGGGCATGTGACACTTGAAATTAGTAACACGACACCCCTTCCTGCAAAAATTTATGCCAATGAGGGACTTGCACAAGTGCTTTTTTTTCAAGTGGCAAAGGATCGTGTGTGTGAAACTTCTTATAAAGATAAGTCAGGCAAATACATGAAACAAATGGGAATTACTCCAGCGCTTGTGTAG